In Bacillus sp. FJAT-45037, the following are encoded in one genomic region:
- a CDS encoding type III polyketide synthase has protein sequence MPSIISISSYAPPHTLTQDTTTEFARELFSESYQDIERLLNVFANGQINERQLAVPIEWFKEEHSLQEKNDLYIELATKYGAEGIMKCVTNRLFLQEDVQLEEIDAIILVSSSGMSTPSIDARIMNVLPFSPHTKRIPLWGLGCAGGAAGISRAFEYCKAYPESNVLVVCIELCSLTFQRNDRSKSNLVGTSLFADGIACALVSGDESMMINNIAKSVRPVIKSTLSTLMPHSEEVMGWDVKDTGLHVVFSRDIPLIIKKWLKPNVEDFLMKNGIESGQIDAFVAHPGGKKVLEAYEETLSMPESMTEISREVLQKHGNMSSPTVLYVLEKFMQVEREPGAYGLMAALGPGFCSELVLIQWEGVH, from the coding sequence ATGCCGTCAATCATATCAATTAGTTCGTATGCACCGCCCCATACATTAACACAGGATACGACAACAGAATTTGCACGTGAGTTATTTAGTGAAAGTTATCAAGATATCGAAAGACTCCTCAACGTATTTGCTAATGGTCAAATTAATGAAAGACAGTTGGCTGTACCGATTGAGTGGTTTAAAGAAGAGCATTCGTTGCAAGAAAAGAATGATCTATACATTGAACTTGCGACAAAATACGGAGCAGAAGGCATTATGAAATGTGTAACCAATCGTTTGTTTCTACAAGAAGATGTTCAATTAGAGGAAATTGATGCTATTATTTTAGTGTCTAGTTCAGGGATGTCAACACCTAGTATTGATGCACGCATTATGAATGTGCTTCCTTTTTCTCCTCATACAAAAAGAATTCCACTTTGGGGACTTGGTTGTGCCGGGGGAGCAGCGGGGATAAGTCGTGCTTTTGAATATTGTAAGGCGTATCCAGAATCAAATGTACTTGTTGTTTGTATTGAGTTATGTAGCCTCACGTTTCAGCGCAATGATCGTTCTAAGAGTAATCTAGTAGGCACTTCTCTTTTTGCAGATGGTATTGCATGTGCCCTTGTTTCAGGGGACGAATCTATGATGATAAACAATATAGCGAAATCTGTCCGTCCGGTTATTAAGTCTACATTGAGTACGCTAATGCCACATTCAGAGGAAGTCATGGGATGGGATGTGAAAGATACTGGTCTTCATGTTGTGTTTTCAAGGGATATTCCTTTAATCATAAAAAAATGGTTGAAACCGAATGTAGAAGATTTCCTTATGAAAAATGGAATTGAATCAGGTCAGATTGATGCCTTTGTTGCCCATCCAGGTGGGAAAAAGGTGTTAGAAGCTTACGAGGAAACGTTATCGATGCCAGAATCAATGACGGAGATCTCAAGAGAGGTGTTACAAAAACATGGGAATATGTCTTCACCCACTGTGCTTTATGTTCTTGAAAAATTTATGCAAGTAGAAAGAGAACCAGGGGCTTATGGATTAATGGCTGCACTCGGACCTGGTTTTTGTTCAGAGCTTGTATTGATTCAGTGGGAGGGCGTTCATTAA
- a CDS encoding isoprenylcysteine carboxyl methyltransferase family protein — MGYIYIFISFVVIQRIVEVIIANQNASWIKKQGGYEVGRDHYKYIVSLHAFFFIALLLEISVFKASVPSWSLIPLILFLVAQIGRVWALSSLGRFWNTRIMVLPGAKVVAKGPYRFMRHPNYVIVALELIALPFIFQAYWTALIFSVLNVIILRVRIKEEERALKEATNYEDVFKDRARSVPSYDE; from the coding sequence ATGGGCTATATCTATATATTTATTAGCTTTGTAGTCATCCAACGAATCGTGGAGGTCATTATTGCAAATCAGAACGCATCATGGATCAAAAAGCAAGGAGGTTACGAGGTAGGAAGAGATCATTATAAATACATTGTTTCCTTACATGCTTTCTTTTTTATTGCTCTTTTGCTTGAGATATCTGTATTCAAAGCAAGCGTTCCTAGTTGGTCACTGATTCCGTTAATCCTTTTCCTTGTGGCTCAAATCGGCCGTGTGTGGGCACTCTCTTCATTAGGCCGTTTTTGGAATACAAGAATTATGGTTTTGCCTGGAGCAAAAGTAGTTGCAAAGGGACCATACCGATTTATGCGTCACCCGAATTATGTTATTGTGGCGTTGGAGCTTATTGCATTGCCTTTTATTTTTCAAGCGTATTGGACGGCTCTTATTTTTTCGGTCTTAAATGTCATCATACTTAGAGTGAGAATCAAGGAAGAGGAAAGAGCATTAAAAGAAGCGACGAACTATGAAGATGTTTTTAAAGATCGTGCTCGTTCTGTTCCGAGTTATGACGAGTAA
- a CDS encoding NETI motif-containing protein — translation MSKKKKMKFEVGENETINDCLDRMTKEGYQAVRRMEEPVFEEKKVGRTVEYIPVRQKIIFEGKLLESEQ, via the coding sequence ATGAGTAAGAAGAAGAAAATGAAGTTTGAAGTCGGTGAAAATGAAACCATTAACGACTGTCTAGATCGTATGACAAAAGAGGGCTATCAAGCTGTGAGAAGAATGGAAGAGCCAGTGTTTGAAGAGAAGAAAGTTGGGAGAACAGTGGAATACATACCGGTAAGACAAAAAATCATCTTTGAAGGCAAACTGCTAGAAAGCGAACAATAA